CATTATGTTCTGGGCGAGGTTGGTCAAGGCTGGACAATCTGGGAACGTGTTTTCGATAAAGCCACAATTGGGTTGTGTGCCGAAATGGTTGGTGGCGCACAGGCGGCGCTTGATATGGCAGTGAACTATTCCAAATCCCGCATCCAATTCGGTCGCCCCATCGGCAGTTTTCAGTCACTCCAGCATCGGTGCGCCGATATGCTCCTATTAACAGAAAGCGCCCGCTCAGCCGTCTACGCAGCAGCGTGGGTGGCCAGCCAAGATGCAAACGACCTATCGCTTCAAGCTTCTATTGCTAAATCCTATACGAACGATGCCTATCGTTATGTGACCGGTGAATGTATCCAGATCCATGGTGGAATGGGTTTCACCTGGGAACATGATGCGCACCTTTATCTGAAACGGGCCAAAGCGGATGAAGTAACATTTGGCGATGCCGCATTCCACCGAGAACGGATTGCCAAATTGATTGGTTTGTAGCCGTACTCCAGAGAGGCCAAAGGCAGATTTATCCGTTTAATTTTTCTGTAATGCACTTCTGCGCTAGCAGGCAACAACAGCAACAGCCACAGCGGCAACAGCAACGTTTAATTTTTCTGTACTCCATTCCCGCTCCGGCAGAGGGTCGCTAGTGTAACATACGGAAGTGTGACCCCCGATTTTTTCTGTAGCCCACCCCCGCCCTAGACAAAGTTCCCCCAGTTGATCAGCCATCCCTAGCCTATAAACCAGATAAGGGAGATGCTCGCCTCCGTTCAGGATCAGCGTGACAAAGTTCGTATGGCTGGCACGTCAAATAACGTAGCGGTGCGCTCGGTCCTTGATTGCGAGTCTTTGTGGCCAGAGGACTGCGACGTTGGATTCGTCTTCGAGGAGGCGCTTTTCTTATGAAGATTCAAGGAGGCAAGAGTCAACCGGCAAATCGGAGCTAGCAACAAAATCAGAAGGTTGATGGGTATTCCCATGAGCACTATGTAGGCAGGCGGGCCGAGCGGAGCAAAGTAATCCGCGAATGAGCGCGATTCGATGCCGATTGATTCTCCCTCAATCGTCAATGATCTGGTCTACGATAGGTGCCCGTAGGTCTGCCGCGAGCACGGACGACGCCTGATTCCCTCAATCATCAATGATCTGGTAGGCAACTTCATTGGCTTGGCCATTGACGATGCTGAACGCGCGGAGTTGCAGCCTGGGATCGAGTGAGATGATGAAATACACAGCTTCGGGGTAGTACGCTTGCGCGATGTCCGTTGGTGATGGGTAGGGCGCCGAGCGGGGATGTGAATGATAGATGCCAAGTAGCCGTTGGCCCCGATTGCGGATGAGCTTCTGCGCTTGAAAAATTCCCTTGGGATCGGCAAAGTAACGGACCTCCGGCATCGTTGCAATGTTCTGGAGACGATAGATGTGCTCAATAACGTCATCATGACCGGCCAACAATCCGCAGCATTCGCGAGGCGCACATTCCCGCGCATGTTGTTCGATACCAGCGATGATGCAACGCCTGATCTTCACACGCTAATTCTAATAATCACATGATCCGACGGCCATGCGTCTAACACGTCCAGCACCTGAGGCAACAAACCCAAACCATACCGCGAGAGAAAATGCACTACGTTCAGATGTCGCTCTTGCAGTTCGCCGGTTGGATAAAGGGTGTTGAAAGCTCGTTGAATTTGTCGGTAGATCGTCTCCGCTTTCCTGGCTTGCGCTTCATTGAATTTAGTTCTCAACTGATTCAGATGGCCGAGGATTTTCTCTTTCGTTGTGTCGGCTGCGCGGACGAGCGTTGCATCAACGTTGGCAACCAGATGGCGGAGCTCATTCAAGCGGCGTTCAAAGCTGAGTTGAGCTTGATCAAATTGAGCCGCCGCATCGCCGGCTAGGCTCGTCTCTACAATTGAGGTCATCACAGCGTCGAATCCCCGGAATAAATCTTCAAATGTGAGCCCGTATGTTTGGAGTAACTTGCTATACCGAGATTCGACCAAGGTTGCCGATGCTCTCATCATGATCGGCGCGGCGGGTCGTTCAAACAGGGCAGCGAGCGGGGTTAGCTGAGCGAAATACGCGATCTCGCTAGGACCGCCGACGTAAACGAGCGTGGGCAGCAACGTGTCTTGTACGAGTGGACGCAACACGACGCTTGGGCTGATTCGTTCGGGTTGTGTCTGCGCAATGCGCAGCAGTTCTTCTTCAGT
This genomic stretch from Blastocatellia bacterium harbors:
- a CDS encoding M67 family metallopeptidase; translated protein: MKIRRCIIAGIEQHARECAPRECCGLLAGHDDVIEHIYRLQNIATMPEVRYFADPKGIFQAQKLIRNRGQRLLGIYHSHPRSAPYPSPTDIAQAYYPEAVYFIISLDPRLQLRAFSIVNGQANEVAYQIIDD